A genomic region of Synechococcus sp. NOUM97013 contains the following coding sequences:
- a CDS encoding YqhA family protein yields MTMSRPTSRASRIERRFESLIWKFRLVTLIPVVMSLIGSISCFVLGTYAELSVLYKVAQGEFNNDNSNFLIGKVVGGIDYYLIGIALLIFGYGIYELVISDIDPRQAHQSPDRRNLLNIDSLDTLKQKLTKVIIVALIVTAFKVMVSFEVGTITELLQYCAGVLMLAFSAYLIGRTGTH; encoded by the coding sequence ATGACGATGAGTAGACCGACTTCTCGGGCCAGTCGTATTGAGCGACGGTTCGAATCACTGATCTGGAAATTCCGGCTGGTCACCTTGATCCCGGTGGTGATGAGCCTGATCGGAAGCATCAGCTGTTTCGTACTGGGCACCTACGCCGAATTGAGCGTTCTCTACAAGGTGGCTCAAGGCGAATTCAACAACGACAACAGCAACTTCCTGATTGGAAAAGTGGTGGGAGGAATCGACTACTACCTGATCGGAATCGCGCTGCTGATTTTTGGCTATGGCATCTACGAGCTGGTGATCTCCGACATCGATCCGCGCCAGGCACATCAATCACCAGACCGCCGCAATCTGCTGAACATCGATTCCCTCGACACGCTCAAGCAGAAGCTCACCAAGGTGATCATCGTGGCCCTGATCGTGACCGCCTTCAAGGTGATGGTGAGCTTCGAAGTGGGCACCATCACAGAGTTGCTGCAGTACTGCGCCGGCGTGCTGATGCTGGCGTTCAGCGCCTACCTGATCGGACGCACCGGAACACACTGA
- a CDS encoding cytochrome P450, giving the protein MTAATLPSTGAVTGLKETLDFFNDPGFAQRRFDAHGDVFETKLLAQRIVFIRGERAITDLLKQSDALEGWWPESVRQLLGSRSLANRSGEGHKARRRVVGQLFSSAALSRYTPSIQTLVEQLREDLLTATAPVPLAARMRRFAFGVIATTVLGLEADRRDALFADFEIWTRALFSIPMAIPGTPFAKAMAARQRLLEQLTEVLQSNQQRCGGLDLLSGGLDEAGIPLDDEDLAEQLLLLLFAGYETTASSLSCLFRALLLNPDVEAWLLEELQTSPWPYETSHRSPRLDATVLEVMRQTPPVGGFFRRNRQAVLLGGIRVPEDRVIQVVLGGSSNADDDDLAQFRPQRHLDGSFDQTLLPFGGGERVCLGKALAELEIRLMAVGLLQSLQLNLEPDQDLSLQLIPSPTPRDGLLVRATAR; this is encoded by the coding sequence ATGACCGCCGCAACGTTGCCGAGCACAGGAGCCGTGACGGGGTTGAAGGAAACCCTCGACTTCTTCAACGATCCGGGGTTCGCCCAACGCCGCTTTGACGCCCACGGCGATGTGTTCGAAACCAAGCTGCTGGCTCAGCGCATCGTGTTCATCCGCGGCGAACGGGCGATCACCGATCTGCTCAAGCAAAGCGACGCCCTGGAGGGATGGTGGCCCGAAAGCGTGCGTCAGCTGCTGGGCAGCCGCTCTCTGGCCAACCGCAGCGGCGAAGGCCATAAGGCACGACGGCGCGTGGTGGGGCAGCTGTTTTCCAGTGCAGCCCTCAGCCGTTACACCCCATCCATCCAAACGCTGGTGGAACAGTTGCGGGAGGACCTGCTCACCGCCACAGCTCCAGTTCCCTTGGCAGCACGGATGCGCCGCTTTGCGTTTGGAGTGATCGCCACGACCGTGCTGGGTCTTGAGGCTGACCGCCGTGACGCCCTGTTCGCGGATTTTGAAATCTGGACACGGGCCCTGTTCTCGATTCCCATGGCGATCCCCGGCACACCCTTTGCCAAGGCGATGGCGGCACGTCAGAGACTGCTCGAACAACTGACCGAGGTTCTGCAATCCAACCAGCAGCGATGCGGTGGACTGGATCTGCTCAGTGGGGGCCTGGATGAAGCCGGCATCCCCCTCGACGACGAGGATCTGGCTGAACAACTGCTGCTGCTGCTGTTTGCCGGCTACGAGACGACGGCGTCATCATTGAGCTGTCTGTTCCGGGCCCTGCTGCTCAATCCTGACGTGGAGGCCTGGCTGCTGGAGGAACTGCAAACCTCGCCATGGCCCTACGAGACCAGTCACCGCTCGCCTCGGCTGGATGCCACGGTGTTGGAAGTGATGCGACAGACCCCACCGGTGGGTGGTTTCTTTCGGCGCAACCGGCAAGCCGTGCTGCTGGGTGGCATACGGGTTCCGGAAGACCGCGTGATCCAGGTGGTGCTGGGCGGCTCCAGCAACGCCGATGACGATGATCTTGCCCAGTTCCGTCCGCAACGCCACCTGGATGGCTCATTCGATCAGACCCTGTTGCCATTCGGAGGTGGAGAGCGTGTCTGTCTGGGAAAGGCGCTCGCGGAACTTGAAATCCGACTGATGGCGGTGGGCTTGCTGCAGTCACTCCAGCTCAACCTGGAACCGGATCAGGATCTCTCCCTACAGCTGATCCCAAGCCCCACACCCCGCGATGGATTGCTGGTGCGCGCAACAGCGCGTTGA
- a CDS encoding glutathione S-transferase family protein, translated as MSIKLYGGQQTRASMPRWYMEEKGIAYELVDVSIGSGQNLQPDFLAINPFGKLPAMRDESVLDASGQPVTICESGAILLHLAEHHGGEIAAPGDRSLISQWTHFANSTLAFAIFVPDQKAKVLPRLLKQLDKQLSEGFLVGNNWGAADCAVTAYLAYIKLFFPSEDLSAYPRIETLITATQQRPAYRKVMGMG; from the coding sequence GTGAGCATCAAGCTTTACGGCGGTCAACAAACGCGTGCCTCCATGCCGCGCTGGTACATGGAGGAGAAGGGGATTGCCTATGAGCTGGTGGACGTGTCGATCGGCAGCGGCCAGAACCTGCAACCGGACTTTCTGGCAATCAACCCCTTTGGCAAGCTCCCCGCCATGCGCGATGAGAGCGTGCTCGACGCCAGCGGACAACCAGTCACCATCTGCGAATCCGGCGCGATTCTGCTGCATCTGGCGGAGCACCACGGCGGGGAAATCGCCGCACCTGGCGATCGGTCCTTGATCAGTCAGTGGACCCACTTCGCCAATTCCACCCTGGCCTTCGCCATTTTTGTTCCCGATCAGAAAGCAAAGGTGCTGCCGCGGCTGCTCAAGCAACTCGACAAGCAGCTGAGCGAGGGGTTCCTCGTGGGCAACAACTGGGGCGCAGCCGACTGCGCCGTGACGGCTTATCTCGCTTACATCAAGCTGTTCTTCCCCAGCGAAGACCTGAGCGCCTACCCAAGAATCGAAACCTTGATCACAGCCACCCAGCAACGACCGGCTTACCGCAAGGTGATGGGCATGGGCTGA
- a CDS encoding response regulator transcription factor has protein sequence MELRLESRTMHQALDAVSEFFEREQVVACMGDRFALSCLCMTEPIRRSIVGAATTEDEGFELVQRHRPSLLICSSDLESGYGIELLRRVKREWPSCKLMILLVRETQAVVQEALGAFADAVIFKSSLGTGQGDFVQALATLAEGGVYLPEQIRKLGSEAPRPDLPPLIEQLSERELEVTSAVARGLTNKTIAASLGLSVETVKTHVVNAMGKLGARDRTQLAVLALLYGLIDPMG, from the coding sequence ATGGAGCTGCGGCTTGAGTCGCGCACGATGCATCAAGCCCTTGATGCCGTCAGTGAGTTCTTTGAGAGGGAGCAGGTGGTGGCCTGCATGGGCGATCGCTTCGCTCTGAGTTGCCTGTGCATGACCGAGCCGATTCGTCGCTCGATCGTGGGTGCTGCCACCACGGAAGATGAAGGTTTCGAGCTGGTGCAACGGCATCGGCCATCGCTGTTGATCTGCAGCTCTGATCTCGAGAGCGGTTACGGCATCGAACTGCTCCGGCGGGTGAAGCGGGAATGGCCCAGTTGCAAGCTGATGATCCTTCTGGTGCGTGAAACCCAGGCCGTGGTTCAGGAAGCGCTGGGGGCTTTTGCGGATGCGGTGATCTTCAAATCAAGCCTGGGGACTGGACAGGGGGATTTCGTGCAGGCCTTGGCAACTCTTGCTGAGGGTGGTGTGTATCTGCCGGAGCAGATCCGCAAACTTGGTTCAGAGGCACCGCGTCCGGATCTGCCGCCGTTGATCGAACAGCTCAGTGAGCGTGAGTTGGAGGTCACCTCTGCTGTGGCTCGCGGCCTCACCAACAAGACCATCGCCGCCAGCCTTGGGCTCTCGGTGGAAACGGTGAAGACCCATGTGGTGAATGCCATGGGCAAGCTCGGAGCCCGGGATCGCACCCAGCTGGCGGTGCTCGCCTTGCTCTACGGCTTGATCGACCCGATGGGATGA
- a CDS encoding DUF3104 domain-containing protein — protein sequence MRAGMTVIVRCDVLPGESQDRDWWMGQVIHCGGGARKPEDFNLCQIADVDTGEIRWVNADLVTHILPQC from the coding sequence GTGAGAGCAGGCATGACCGTCATCGTCAGATGTGACGTCCTGCCTGGTGAAAGCCAGGACAGGGACTGGTGGATGGGCCAAGTGATCCACTGCGGTGGCGGTGCTCGAAAACCAGAAGACTTCAACCTCTGCCAGATAGCCGATGTGGATACAGGGGAAATCCGTTGGGTGAATGCCGACCTGGTGACTCACATCCTTCCTCAGTGCTGA
- a CDS encoding Nif11-like leader peptide family natural product precursor produces MQVLVVTALSGSSPATTHLGQGSDPKGSKVLLTATSTQNGWQAISPPRLNVNDFALFFFIIAQAVVTTTDRCYDQAVALRPPMSEENLKAFINALKGDSSLIEKVRTANSHAAIAKIATDEGFAITEDHVIAKHDISAEELEAVSGAGNPSLVGTCGGWTGCPFTMKC; encoded by the coding sequence GTGCAGGTGTTAGTCGTAACGGCGCTTTCTGGATCTTCTCCTGCAACTACTCACTTGGGGCAGGGCTCGGACCCGAAGGGTTCGAAGGTGTTGCTTACAGCGACTTCAACGCAAAATGGGTGGCAAGCAATTTCTCCACCCCGATTGAATGTCAATGATTTCGCTCTTTTCTTTTTCATCATCGCGCAAGCGGTCGTCACCACTACCGACCGTTGCTATGACCAGGCTGTAGCTCTACGCCCTCCGATGTCAGAAGAGAATCTCAAAGCGTTTATTAATGCTCTGAAGGGCGACAGTTCATTAATCGAAAAAGTTCGAACTGCAAATAGTCACGCAGCGATCGCAAAGATCGCGACAGACGAGGGTTTTGCGATTACCGAAGACCACGTGATTGCAAAACACGACATCAGCGCTGAAGAGCTTGAAGCAGTTAGCGGCGCTGGCAATCCTTCGCTTGTCGGGACATGCGGTGGCTGGACAGGCTGTCCCTTCACAATGAAATGCTGA
- a CDS encoding bifunctional 2-polyprenyl-6-hydroxyphenol methylase/3-demethylubiquinol 3-O-methyltransferase UbiG produces MRQLHHGAAMPSLDFDGEYGRTYRKSIQDSIPGHNVLHEIARAAIQATASDAQRVLVVGPGPGDELPPLLNACADAAVTVLEPSELMLEQCRKTVADHPGSSRCRLLLSSLDEALKSELKGAHFDLVVCHNVLHLMPSEEQNAMLHELTQCTADGGVLLLSSYSEAEDDESQREVFNVAWQRLLDRGVPEETLAKIKDSRNTVVFSLDTSRLVAGLKQAGWRAPVQLYQGLFIRLWLCRAGNQAEAASPET; encoded by the coding sequence TTGAGACAGCTTCACCACGGTGCCGCGATGCCCTCCCTTGATTTCGATGGCGAGTACGGACGCACCTACCGCAAGAGCATTCAGGACTCGATCCCCGGCCACAACGTTCTGCACGAGATCGCCAGAGCTGCGATCCAGGCCACAGCCAGCGATGCCCAGCGGGTGCTGGTGGTGGGTCCAGGCCCGGGCGATGAGCTTCCCCCCCTTCTCAACGCCTGCGCTGACGCTGCAGTGACGGTTCTCGAGCCCAGTGAGCTGATGCTGGAGCAATGCCGCAAAACCGTTGCCGATCACCCCGGCAGCAGCCGCTGCCGCTTGCTGCTCTCCTCCCTGGATGAGGCGCTCAAAAGCGAACTGAAAGGCGCCCACTTTGATCTGGTGGTGTGCCACAACGTGCTTCACCTGATGCCAAGCGAAGAGCAGAACGCGATGTTGCATGAACTGACGCAATGCACAGCGGATGGCGGGGTGCTGTTGCTGAGTTCTTACAGCGAAGCGGAGGACGACGAGAGTCAACGTGAGGTGTTCAATGTGGCCTGGCAACGACTACTCGACCGGGGCGTACCCGAAGAGACGCTTGCAAAGATCAAGGACAGTCGCAACACCGTGGTGTTTTCCTTGGATACCAGTCGGCTCGTTGCTGGGCTGAAGCAAGCCGGTTGGCGTGCACCTGTGCAGCTTTATCAGGGATTGTTCATCCGCCTCTGGCTGTGCCGAGCCGGCAATCAGGCTGAAGCGGCTTCACCAGAGACATAA
- a CDS encoding NAD(P)-dependent oxidoreductase, translating into MTGDAQQTAVGRQLPRAVFLDALSLGPVDLAPIEQWCELTAWPSTANDERLERLRDAEVAITNKIPLDGELLRQLPKLRLICVAATGTDQIDHAACQELGIRVHNAGRYSRASVVQITWALILELCCAMDQRRRDVSQGVWQRSPVFSVIEPEFDELEGQTLVVLGAGDIGRGVLAIGEAFGMQCIGLTSRSSDAELEAALRQADVLSLHAPLTPQTQNLINAQRLSWMKPTARLVNMARGGLVNCDDLCVALRSGQIAGAALDVLPVEPPGLELQGLLDTPNLWISPHMGWSSRQARSRLVQTLVGQLQAYVSGEAASA; encoded by the coding sequence ATGACGGGGGATGCACAGCAGACAGCAGTTGGAAGGCAGCTCCCCCGCGCCGTCTTTCTGGATGCCCTCAGCCTCGGGCCCGTGGATCTGGCACCGATCGAGCAATGGTGTGAGCTGACGGCCTGGCCATCCACCGCCAACGACGAGCGTTTGGAGCGGTTGCGCGACGCCGAAGTAGCCATCACGAACAAGATCCCTCTGGATGGGGAGCTGTTGCGTCAGCTCCCGAAGCTGCGCCTGATCTGCGTGGCCGCCACTGGCACCGATCAGATCGACCATGCCGCCTGCCAGGAGCTGGGCATCCGCGTGCACAACGCCGGCCGCTACAGCCGCGCCTCGGTGGTGCAGATCACCTGGGCGTTGATCCTCGAGCTCTGCTGCGCCATGGATCAGCGGCGGCGGGATGTGAGCCAGGGTGTCTGGCAGCGCAGCCCGGTGTTTTCGGTGATCGAACCGGAGTTCGATGAACTGGAGGGTCAGACCCTGGTGGTGCTCGGTGCCGGTGACATCGGTCGTGGTGTGCTGGCCATCGGCGAGGCCTTCGGGATGCAGTGCATCGGCCTCACCAGCCGCAGCAGCGATGCCGAGCTGGAAGCAGCTCTGCGTCAGGCCGACGTGCTCAGCCTGCATGCGCCGCTGACGCCGCAGACCCAGAACCTGATCAATGCCCAGCGGCTCAGTTGGATGAAGCCAACCGCCCGGCTGGTGAACATGGCCCGCGGCGGGCTGGTGAATTGCGACGATCTCTGCGTGGCCCTGCGCAGCGGCCAGATCGCTGGTGCCGCTCTCGATGTGCTGCCGGTGGAACCTCCCGGCCTTGAACTGCAGGGCTTGCTGGACACCCCCAATCTGTGGATCAGCCCCCACATGGGCTGGAGTTCCCGTCAGGCCCGCAGCCGTTTAGTGCAGACCCTGGTGGGACAGTTGCAGGCTTATGTCTCTGGTGAAGCCGCTTCAGCCTGA
- a CDS encoding TM0106 family RecB-like putative nuclease yields MPTRLITPSQLSLFSISPVIGAWWEELQAQKLFEGSKPAVSELDQQLFADGLRHEQVLLTKLEKAGHSIARLPGKQTDADYAATREAMAQGVEFIHQASLCNDEMRGSADLLKRIDRPSLLGEWSYIPIECKLASKPKTTFLVQASAYCELLTPMLGHLPDQFELYLGGGKFQPYGTDQFWAWYQLLRQRYRRFREGFDPAVIPEDAPGDHGSWSTFIEQRLEEARDLMLVAGMRQSQRQKLRASGISTMEDLAAVPAGTAIAGLTGEALHELRQQAELQLQPLDADGRPAYRLRPIESGKGLAALPAADAGDIWFDMEGIHDPVGGSKLEYLFGACYRNTPEGEPLFKAFWAHSEAEEKRAFEGWVDWVEERRRQFPGLRIYHYAAYEKTAMRRLAQQHATREAEIDGWLRGELLVDLLPIVTSSIVLGEPSYSIKKVEYLYMDARQAGVTNAGDSVVAYLHWQSSGEPAIPGDAPNASPKLQAIEDYNREDCESTVFLHDWLLKLRREQGLPEQPLQLTTDEEQEAREAYPLELLSQRLLDELPDPLTDPDAIGPRGLSWRAQQLLAQLLPFHHREAKVGWWAYFDRRNKAQLSPDALIDDGEAIAAAEWTGVEERPSARTGADIHHFRFDPSQPLKLHGGEGDKRLQLELPDTGLKLDVDALDAEQGRVSLKLPWSKRDQRIANGDGDGIPKGPTSLIKVPADISKSIRASLEEQAEAWIDRNQRLPAAIQQLLERQPLPALKALNDELKGDANRVSALITDFLASHSGITLALQGPPGTGKSTVTSQVIAQLAQHGKRIAISSNSHAAINNLLKKAKRTCADAGVSGQVVKCSNSKEEAMADAGIAVMKPGQLDESSAVVGGTTWMFCREELADQFDLLVVDEAGQMSLANLLVMARCARSILVVGDQQQLAQPSQADHHGDSGQSCLEFWMQGEAVVPDDRGVFLPTSWRMEPSLTAMVSELFYESRLQANPGNCTNCITWRTACQGSDGSLYPGQGLVFEAVEHSGRSVHAPEEIDRIEQLVDALLGSRYAISRGNRTEEGVLDANTILVTAPYNLQVNRLQQRLHGRARVGTVDKFQGQEAPVAIHSLTASKGDDAPRGVGFLLEPNRLNVAISRAQCLSIVVGSPGLASGVANTVADAEQINRLCEVMG; encoded by the coding sequence ATGCCCACGCGCCTGATCACACCCAGCCAGCTGTCGCTGTTCAGCATCAGCCCCGTGATTGGTGCCTGGTGGGAGGAGCTGCAGGCGCAGAAGCTGTTTGAAGGCAGCAAGCCAGCGGTGAGTGAGCTCGATCAGCAGCTGTTTGCCGATGGCCTGCGCCACGAGCAGGTGCTGCTCACCAAGTTGGAAAAAGCAGGCCACAGCATTGCCCGGCTGCCCGGCAAACAAACCGACGCCGACTACGCCGCCACCCGTGAAGCGATGGCCCAAGGAGTGGAGTTCATCCACCAGGCCTCGCTCTGCAACGACGAAATGCGCGGCAGTGCCGACCTGCTCAAGCGCATTGATCGCCCCTCGTTGCTGGGGGAGTGGAGCTACATCCCGATCGAGTGCAAGCTCGCCAGCAAGCCGAAAACCACCTTCCTGGTGCAGGCCTCGGCCTACTGCGAACTGCTCACCCCAATGCTGGGGCATCTCCCCGATCAGTTCGAGCTCTACCTGGGCGGCGGCAAGTTTCAGCCCTATGGCACCGATCAGTTCTGGGCTTGGTACCAATTACTGAGGCAGCGCTACCGCCGGTTCCGCGAAGGCTTCGATCCAGCGGTAATTCCTGAGGATGCACCGGGAGATCACGGCAGCTGGTCGACATTCATCGAGCAACGGCTCGAGGAGGCCCGCGATCTGATGCTGGTGGCGGGCATGCGCCAGAGCCAGCGCCAGAAGCTGCGCGCTTCTGGCATCAGCACGATGGAAGATCTCGCCGCTGTTCCGGCTGGCACCGCCATCGCGGGCCTGACTGGAGAAGCCCTGCATGAGCTGCGCCAGCAGGCCGAACTCCAGCTGCAGCCATTGGATGCTGATGGCCGACCGGCCTATCGCCTGCGGCCTATCGAATCAGGCAAAGGCCTGGCGGCTCTGCCGGCGGCTGATGCCGGAGACATCTGGTTCGACATGGAAGGCATCCATGACCCGGTGGGCGGCAGCAAACTCGAATACCTCTTCGGCGCCTGCTACCGCAACACCCCAGAGGGGGAACCGTTGTTCAAAGCGTTCTGGGCCCACAGCGAAGCGGAGGAAAAACGCGCCTTCGAGGGATGGGTGGATTGGGTGGAAGAGCGGCGCCGGCAGTTCCCAGGCCTGCGGATCTATCACTACGCCGCCTACGAGAAAACAGCGATGCGCCGCCTGGCACAGCAGCACGCCACTCGCGAAGCCGAGATCGATGGGTGGCTGCGCGGCGAACTGCTGGTGGACCTGCTGCCAATCGTGACCAGCTCGATCGTGCTGGGCGAGCCCAGCTACTCGATCAAGAAGGTGGAATACCTTTATATGGATGCCCGCCAGGCGGGGGTGACCAATGCCGGTGATTCCGTGGTGGCCTACCTGCACTGGCAGAGCTCCGGTGAACCCGCCATCCCAGGCGATGCGCCAAATGCCAGCCCGAAGCTGCAGGCGATTGAGGACTACAACCGCGAAGACTGCGAGAGCACCGTCTTCCTGCACGACTGGCTGCTCAAGCTCAGGCGTGAGCAAGGCCTGCCGGAGCAACCGCTGCAGCTCACCACAGACGAAGAGCAGGAAGCGCGGGAGGCCTATCCCCTCGAACTGCTCAGCCAAAGGCTGCTTGATGAACTCCCCGACCCACTCACGGACCCTGATGCAATCGGGCCACGGGGCCTGAGCTGGCGGGCCCAACAACTGCTAGCCCAGTTGCTGCCCTTCCATCATCGCGAAGCCAAGGTGGGCTGGTGGGCCTACTTCGATCGGAGGAACAAAGCGCAGCTCAGCCCCGATGCACTGATCGATGACGGCGAAGCCATTGCCGCTGCTGAGTGGACGGGGGTGGAGGAACGCCCCAGCGCCCGCACCGGCGCCGACATCCACCACTTCCGTTTTGATCCCAGCCAGCCGCTGAAGCTGCATGGCGGCGAAGGCGACAAGCGCCTGCAACTGGAGCTACCCGATACGGGCCTGAAGCTGGATGTGGATGCACTTGATGCCGAGCAGGGGCGGGTGAGCCTGAAGCTGCCCTGGAGCAAACGCGATCAACGCATAGCCAATGGTGACGGCGACGGCATCCCCAAGGGCCCCACCAGCCTGATCAAGGTGCCGGCCGACATCAGCAAATCGATCAGAGCAAGCCTGGAAGAACAGGCTGAAGCCTGGATCGATCGCAACCAACGGCTCCCAGCTGCGATCCAGCAACTGCTGGAACGCCAACCGCTGCCCGCACTCAAAGCGCTCAACGACGAACTCAAGGGCGATGCCAACCGGGTGAGTGCACTGATAACGGACTTTCTCGCCAGCCACAGCGGCATCACCCTGGCCTTGCAGGGGCCACCGGGGACGGGTAAATCCACCGTCACTAGCCAGGTGATCGCGCAGCTGGCCCAGCATGGAAAGCGGATTGCGATCAGCTCCAACAGCCACGCCGCCATCAACAACCTGCTCAAAAAAGCCAAACGCACCTGCGCGGACGCTGGGGTGAGCGGCCAGGTGGTGAAGTGCAGCAACTCCAAAGAAGAGGCGATGGCCGATGCAGGCATCGCTGTGATGAAGCCAGGCCAGTTAGATGAGAGCTCAGCTGTGGTGGGCGGCACCACCTGGATGTTCTGCAGGGAAGAGCTCGCTGATCAATTCGATCTGCTGGTGGTGGATGAAGCCGGGCAGATGTCGCTCGCCAATCTGCTGGTGATGGCGCGCTGCGCCCGCTCAATCCTCGTGGTGGGCGATCAACAGCAACTGGCCCAGCCCTCCCAGGCCGATCACCATGGCGACTCGGGGCAGAGCTGCCTGGAGTTTTGGATGCAAGGGGAAGCCGTGGTGCCCGACGATCGCGGGGTGTTCCTCCCCACCAGCTGGCGGATGGAGCCAAGCCTCACGGCGATGGTGAGCGAGCTCTTCTACGAAAGCCGTCTGCAAGCCAACCCAGGGAATTGCACAAACTGCATCACCTGGCGCACGGCCTGCCAGGGCAGTGATGGCTCGCTATACCCAGGTCAAGGACTGGTGTTTGAAGCGGTGGAGCACAGCGGCAGAAGCGTGCATGCCCCAGAGGAGATCGATCGAATTGAGCAGCTGGTGGATGCACTGCTGGGCAGCCGTTACGCCATTTCCCGCGGCAACCGCACAGAAGAAGGCGTGCTTGATGCCAACACCATCCTGGTGACAGCGCCATACAACTTGCAGGTGAACCGTCTGCAGCAACGGCTGCATGGCCGGGCACGGGTTGGCACAGTGGACAAGTTTCAAGGGCAGGAGGCCCCGGTTGCGATTCACTCGCTTACAGCGAGCAAAGGTGATGACGCCCCGCGCGGTGTTGGCTTTCTGCTGGAGCCCAACCGCCTGAATGTGGCGATCAGCCGGGCGCAATGCCTTTCGATCGTGGTGGGCTCGCCCGGCCTGGCCAGCGGCGTTGCCAACACGGTGGCGGATGCCGAACAGATCAATCGGTTGTGTGAGGTAATGGGCTGA